A DNA window from Trypanosoma brucei brucei TREU927 chromosome 11 chr11_scaffold01 genomic scaffold, whole genome shotgun sequence contains the following coding sequences:
- a CDS encoding microtubule-associated protein, whose amino-acid sequence MDRRLIEMQAVITRREAEFRKQNMDLMTELMGDMRSQDNLFDKNMKDLQFRLKGLEKQKADIIKAEDEVKDKLSKLSAARTKLAEQMAEMKEKMDGIRRQRPSGSLTARGKKPSKEPSVDM is encoded by the coding sequence ATGGACCGGAGACTCATCGAAATGCAAGCCGTCATTACGCGGCGCGAAGCGGAGTTCCGGAAGCAAAACATGGACTTAATGACCGAGCTGATGGGTGACATGAGGAGTCAGGACAATCTGTTCGATAAGAATATGAAGGACCTGCAGTTCAGATTGAAGGGCCTGGAGAAGCAGAAGGCCGATATAATTAAAGCCGAGGATGAAGTTAAGGATAAACTGTCGAAGCTGAGTGCCGCACGCACCAAGCTTGCGGAACAGATGGCtgaaatgaaagagaagatggacgGCATTCGGAGGCAAAGGCCGAGCGGCTCGTTAACTGCGAGGGGGAAGAAACCCTCTAAGGAGCCATCTGTGGATATGTAA